One genomic region from Clostridium saccharobutylicum DSM 13864 encodes:
- a CDS encoding TIGR04100 family radical SAM protein: MTILYTAKNGTYTNLNDILKEEKNIKHNVYVNLTNKCSCACTFCLRNTKEMDKSNSLWLDREPTSDEVIFEFEKYDLNNFNEIIFCGFGEPTMALDTLLKIATYLKNKNSNLTIRINTNGLCDLVYKKEIAPLFKGLIDTISISLNASNAKDYLNLTRNNFGLESFDAMLKFAVNCKTYIPNVVMTVVDCIGQEEINACQAICDKIGVTLRVRPFE, translated from the coding sequence ATGACTATTTTATATACAGCAAAAAATGGTACTTATACAAATCTTAATGATATCCTAAAAGAAGAAAAGAATATCAAACATAATGTTTATGTTAATTTAACAAATAAATGTTCTTGTGCTTGTACATTTTGCTTAAGGAATACTAAGGAAATGGACAAATCAAACAGCTTATGGCTAGATAGAGAACCAACTTCTGACGAAGTTATATTTGAATTTGAAAAATATGATTTGAATAATTTTAATGAAATAATCTTCTGTGGCTTTGGTGAACCTACAATGGCACTTGATACATTGCTTAAGATAGCAACTTACTTAAAAAACAAAAATTCTAATCTTACAATTCGTATCAACACTAATGGATTATGTGATTTAGTTTATAAAAAAGAAATTGCTCCATTATTTAAAGGGTTAATAGACACAATATCAATAAGCTTAAATGCCTCTAATGCTAAAGATTATTTAAACTTGACTCGTAATAATTTTGGTCTTGAATCTTTTGATGCAATGTTAAAATTTGCAGTTAACTGTAAAACTTATATTCCAAATGTTGTTATGACTGTAGTAGATTGTATTGGGCAAGAAGAAATAAATGCTTGCCAGGCTATATGTGATAAAATAGGAGTTACTTTAAGAGTACGTCCTTTTGAATAA